The Oryzias melastigma strain HK-1 linkage group LG15, ASM292280v2, whole genome shotgun sequence genome includes the window CACgttaaatctatgaaaaaacCATGGCTACGTGCCAGAAAACTTTAGCTCTCTTGAGCAAAATGTACATAACTTGATCCAATTTTCCATCCTGTTATTAGAAAAAGAACACCAGTCTATCATGTTTgcatgattaataaaaaatctgttgacTCAGAAATCAGGGTTATTCttatcaatgttttattttccctgtaattctgatGCACCGTAAATAACAAttgaaaatttttgtttttctgaggttcatgtgtgttttctaaGTTGTATTAGCATTTTTCCGATTATTCCAACAACACATGAACGCTGCAATTGTgtaattggcactaaaatgagaagaataaaaaaaactcacagttttgaaattaaaaactcCCAAATGTTCtactttcaaattttttttcaatcaaaattaaagtatatttttgtccatattttatttctttctctaacAAGGTAAATTATCAAAACTCTAATCATCTGCTCTTTGTTCTTCTGTCAAATGAACCTTTTtcggcccacaagtcaaaaggTTTGCTAGAGAGGTAATAGAATAGTAAggttcttttgttttgcagtGGATGCCCTTTATTGTACAAAGACAATATTTACCTATTATAAACCatattgttttttgaaatataCCCAGGTaggaatttttatttaatattttttacaattaaaatccTTGCTTTATATGTAACACTAtaaaatttccattttaaaataattcattttacaactttctttcattttgactcATTATTGCAGCAGAACGTCATTAAGcataaatcaaaagataaaaaaacgtTTGAACTCCAGTCATGATTGACATTTACTATCAATTTTCTTTTGGCAGTTTTCCCCCAAATGTTTCCTTGTTTTCAGATTTGGTTCAACGTTTTTATGAAAGAGCATCCTTGAGTTTCATCGCCCTCCAGCTGTTGTGCATTCAACTTTTGAACATTCTTAAAGTCTGAATGCGTGACAAACTTTATGTCTTTGAGGTCTTTCTAAAACACAAAGCTCTCACATTCAGCCACTTATCAGCTCAAAGATGAGAGAAAAGCTCTTGGGTTTGCATTAAATGTATAAGCGAAGCTTATAATTACATCTTCTATTTACTATTGGGATTCCTTTTTACgtcaaaatcagtttttataaatatattttcattttaacctCTATAATAAAGTCAAGGTGTGacttaaggattttttttgaaTGTGCAAAATTCTATCCAAGACTCCGATGGGAATAAACCCAGGAAGACATCAtacatatttattcaaaacCCATTTTCCCCCTTTTGTTTTGACGCCTTTTATCACTTGTGTTTCTCTTCACTGTGGCTTGagattttctttgtaaagttGCTTTTCTCCTCACATCTTGTTTAGATGACTGCAGccctaaaagagaaaaaaaaaaagccacaagaagcTCAGGGACTTTCTGAATTCCCAAGTCGGCTAACTTTCCTTGAGGGTGATAAGGCTGCTAATAATAAGGGCCTTATTGCCACTTGTGGACACTTTTGACTGAGGAAGTAATTAAGTTGGAGCAGATTATCAGCGGCTGGCCGGAGATGTGCCGTCTCTGGGCGATAAAGAGGACTTGTTTAGGCGTGCCCTTTTCCTCAAGTGTCAAACCAACACTCCTTCTTTGGCTCACTCCTCCGCTTCTCCAGGACACTTCTCTCTGGGAAAGCCCAAAGCAGACAGCCATCATGTCACCGTTTTATCCCCGCTTCCCTAAATTGTCCAATCGGGTTAATTTTAGcttgttttaaaattggcagTGAGCTCCCGACACTGTTCTGATCAATGTTTCCGTGTGGCTTCTAGTTTACAGAGGATTAGCATAGAAAGGGCTATTTTTGAAGGCGCTAAGAAGCAAGGAGACTTGTCAGGTAGTTTTCGCAATGCCTTTTTCTCCCCATGTCTATTGACATGCCTTAAAGTCTTAACATTGACCAGGGGCACACCAAGTCATTGCTACTAAGACAGCTCGCTATGTAAACATCTCGGAACCGTGTGTGTTTATAGTATATGAAGCAGAGTTTGGCTCATGGTTGCAGGGCCCCGAGGTGCAGTagaacaaacacacaatctCTTTTCTTTAGTGTtacataaaactgttatgtCTTTCCTCTTTTTAACCATAATGTAGAGGCCGGCCGGCAGCTCCAGGCTGCCACCACTTAAATATGCTTCTTAGCATGAAAGCGCTGACGCATTTGTTTATCCTGTTGGACTGAAATCTATGGTTCATAGAGGGCCCACTGAATAAATATGACATAAGGGAGAAAAGCCGGAAGCCACCTTTTGTCTACAGTGGCAGGTATGACAAATGGTCTGGATTTAGCCAGCCCCACTGTGCTGTGTGGGGTGTCGTATCCTTTCATGCCCctaaaatgcttgaaaaaaccATCATATCAGTGCGAGgactgccacaaacgattattttagttgactaatcaccgattgtttttttttttattatcttactAATCGAATTGAGCTTtgactggatgtaaagcacacatcttaaccatcactagctttaaatttggaagtgtttaagctatatgctagctaaaaataaaaacaattaggaGGACAGTTTATTGAAActttaatgaaacaaataaaataaataaatagtgtctAGCAAGCCACACATTGTCATTTCacaaatttgttgtgtttcctatgtatttaattttggtgGGACATAACTCAATTGTGATTTTTGTCCAATTGACCCTCAAAACTATGAAAaccaaaatgcttccaaacagTCACCATAAGCAAACTTGTGGCCGCTCGGAtctggaagataaaaaaatgccataattTCGCTTGATACTTTAGCTTTAAATCATACAAATTTTTCaattattgaaatttaaaaaaatgtatacaatgATTTACAATCGTTTATGAATCATAATaaatgcatctaaaaatgtttttttttgtttatttatcttaatttccatccttatatttttttgtcttttattttgcctttaatttatttatcgtggtatttttgttctttttttgggtTGAAGTCACTGTATTTAGAGGGCCATAGCCCGGCTGTATATCCGACCTCGAAACAGTAAACGACAAAACAGCTTAACAAACCAGAATAAACGATTATTAAGtggttgaaaacattttagacgACTCCATATGACATCTCTTTCATTTCACAACcattaattagcatttttgttctgtaatTAAAGTTCAAAAGTTAACTTGAAACCAGCAAAGAGGTCATTGCATAATGCATACATAACGCTGtttgtgttattgttttttttctgcagacacTGAGATGGTCGCGGTAAACTGCATGCGCCCTCGTTCTTTTACCTCAGAGCGCCGAACCCCGACTCAGCGGAAGAGCCACGACCCCCGCCTCTCCATCAGTATGTGTGACCTGAGCCTGCGGGACATGCATCTGGACGACGAggacgaggaagaggagcagccctTCAGCCCCACGTCCTGCCACGTGCCCCAGAACTGTCAGAATCTACAGCAGTGCTTGCTGCTACCCGGCCACTTGGACTCTGACGTGCACTTTCACGACGTGCACGGAATCCACGTCACTAAGCTGGATAAGCACATCGTGGCCCGGTTGAATCACCGTGGAGACGAGCGGACCCTGGTGTTCACCAGCAGGCCGCTGTACTGCTCAGAGAGCCTGTATATGAAGGTAAAGGTGGGACTCCCTCATGCCAGGTGTCTTTCTTACGGCGTCACTTCCTGCGACCCCGCCACCTTGAGGCCCAGTGATCTCCCATGCAACCCAGAGTCCTTGGTCGACCGCAAGGAATTCTGGGCCGTGGGTTGGGTGACAGTGCCGCTCCAGAGTGGAGATATTTTGGGCTTTGTGGTGAATCCAGCTGGGGAGGTGATGATGAGCCACAATGGAGTCAGGACGGGGATGCAGCTGTGTGTGGATAACTCAAGACCACTTTCAATGTTCTTCGGGCTTCACAGCACCACCACTCAACTCAGGATTTTAGGTAGGATTTCAGTTTCATTCCTACAACTTAGCAGCTgcttttaattgtctttttgtATCTGTATTTTCTCACAGATTTGTTGATTCTTATCTATTCAGATAGATGACTTTTATTGTCTTCTGCACAAACTCAGgactcattttcctttttttccctgaacATCTAAAAAGGAAACCAACTTTTTTACTCTGGTGTGGACACAGGCAAGCCCTAATCTATCCAAACAGGAGGGCGTCTTTTCACGTGCAACATAACTTTGGTGAAGTTTATCTACTGGATGAGCTAAAGAGCAAACTAAAGGGTAAAATGAACCAAAGTAAACGTCACAAATTAAGAAATATAggggaaaaaagcaactttGCATTAATTTCAAGGGATAAAAATGGAGGTTTTAACTTATAACAAAGTATATGTTTGCCACAAGCAGCTGATGTGAGTGCACGTGGtgtgaaatgtttgcattcCATGAGTCCATGAGACTATCTTAGTGCAGAAGTACTTGTCATTCTAACCAGCTTCCACTGTGAAGTTTAACTTactttaaagtaacattttgatttgtggatagttgacatttaaatgtataaaaaaatgttgaatttccAACATGTAgattttatctatttaaaaatgtctgaattattACTCTGTTGAGTGTGACGTCTAGCTTCTTAAAATTACATCAAATTACACAAGTGTGCACTCAAATGTCCCATTCTGTTCAAAAAGACTCAGgcgaaatgtgttttttttaaattaaaaacaggtCACATTTAGTttgaagttccactccaatcaccCTTCGATCAGTTGTAAAATCATTcatattaattatgattacagtatgtaatttttagccaaaatctaaaactttgtttcgttttctagaacatagtttttgcagtagttcatcagaaacttgccactaagttaaaaaagaatagaaaaaataaaaaaatttaaaaaaagaaacttgccACTGAGTTATACACGGCACTGTTGGAGCGaaagtaagcctctgctgatatcccatcaacccctttgtttacatgctctcctgctagctcatAGCGCcacacaaccccaagctaacattagcgatgcagcaaaaatggcgaacaatattggaactatccagccgtaGAAATTTTAACCAGGGTTcaggaaaattaagatgttaATGAAactggatgtatcagaatgtaGCAGAGTAGGGAGACTTTGCAGTTTCATCGcagtttctacgtcacaactgAGCTTTTTctgacagcattttttttatctgctcttgattcatcacaatttgaatactCATGAACGCAGCTTTAAACTTAAGTTAAGcttctttaataataaaaaaaagacattcgtTTTTTTCCTTACTTTGTCCAGTACCTTtggatcattttatatttttttcataaaaccttTGGGATATTTCATTAAGCAGCTTAAATTTTTGTTCACTTTGGCAAATTTTACATATAATAATGCTAATAATAGTACATTTTATCTTTATGGCGCCTTACTGGGCACCCAAGGTTTCCTTACaggtaaaaaagaaattataaaatgcagtacaagaataaaacagtagttaaattcataaaatgatgaaaaaggtAGATATGCTTGAGATTTTTTGCAAACTGAGGGATTGAGTTCATGCTCTCTAAACCAGA containing:
- the LOC112161825 gene encoding E3 ubiquitin-protein ligase NEURL1, which translates into the protein FTSKDPSRLQPENLPKYSCPDLVSHSGFWAKALPEELSEEGNIISFWVDKKGRVFYKLNDSNSTLFFNGVRICEPLWALIDVYGLTKEIQLLDTEMVAVNCMRPRSFTSERRTPTQRKSHDPRLSISMCDLSLRDMHLDDEDEEEEQPFSPTSCHVPQNCQNLQQCLLLPGHLDSDVHFHDVHGIHVTKLDKHIVARLNHRGDERTLVFTSRPLYCSESLYMKVKVGLPHARCLSYGVTSCDPATLRPSDLPCNPESLVDRKEFWAVGWVTVPLQSGDILGFVVNPAGEVMMSHNGVRTGMQLCVDNSRPLSMFFGLHSTTTQLRILGSSMHSNLRGSSAPSSPTCELNAPPMLCNQNANLNNPQNMNLNARLNSNQHAFFPSSPGTIPISPSSSAPESPTPPSSPVLLADDCAICYENAVDTVLYACGHMCLCYTCGLKLKMTNATCPICRRTIKDIIKIYRNA